DNA from Candidatus Aminicenantes bacterium:
CAGATCGAGAAGATCGTCCTCAACCAGATCGCCACCTCGGCCGCCGTCCTGACCTCCGACGAGAAGGAGCTGGGGGTCGGGGTCATCGACATCGGGGCCGGGACGACCGAAGTGGCCATCTTCGAGCGGGACAGCCTGTGGTACACCTCGGTCATCCCGCTGGGCGGCGACAACTTCACCAACGACATCGCCGTCGGCCTGCGGACGGCCATCCCCGACGCCGAGAAGATCAAGAAGCGCTACGGCTGTGTGGTCGCTCCCCCGGGCGAAGATCAGGAGACGGTCGAAGTCCCCTCGGTCAGCGGCCGCAAGCCGCGGGTTCTGTCCCGCCAGCTCCTGGCCGAGATCATCCAGCCGCGGGCCGAGGAGATCTTCCGGCTGGTCGACACCGACATCAAGCGAATGGGCTACGAGAAGTCGCTCAACTCGGGACTGGTTCTCACGGGCGGCACGGCCCTGCTGGAAGGGCTGGAGGAAGTGGCCGAGGAGATCTTCGACCTGCCCGTGCGCCGGGGCATTCCATCCGGCCTGGGCGGGCTGATGGACCGGGTCAAGACGCCGGATTATGCGACGGCCGTCGGGCTGCTGCTCTACGGCCGGGATTATATCCAGGAAACGGGCGGCGCCAAGGACCGCAAGCGCAGCGCCTTCGGCTGGCTCAAGAACATCTTTCGGGAAGATTAGGAGGGCTCATGAAAACGGAAGCGCCGGGCAAGCTCAGGTTCCACCTCGTCGAGGACTGCTTCGGAGCCAAGATCCGGGTCATCGGCATCGGCGGCGGCGGGGGCAACGCCCTCAACCGAATGATCGCGGCCGGGATCGAAGGCGTGGATTTCATCGCCGTCAACACCGACCTGCAGGCCCTTAACGGCAGCAAGGCCCCGACCCGGATCCAGATCGGCCACGAGACCATGCGCGGGCTGGGCTCGGGCGGCCGGCCCGAGGCCGGCAAACAGGCGGCCATGGAGGACACCGAGAAGCTGATCGAGATCCTGGAGGGCTCGGACATGGTCTTCCTGACCGCAGGCCTGGGCGGCGGCACCGGGACCGGAGCCACTCCGATCATCGCCAACCTGGCCGCCGAGCTCGACATCCTGGCCATCGCCATCTGCACCCTGCCCTTCGAGTTCGAGGGCCGGGTCCGGGCCAAGCAGGCCCACGAGGGGCTGGCCGAGCTGAAGAACGCCGTCGACACCGTCATCGCCATCCCCAACGAGCGGCTCCTGCAGGCCGTGGCCCAGGGCACCTACGTCGAAGACGGCTTCAAGGTCGCCGACGACATTCTGCGCCAGGCGGTCCAGGGCGTCTCCGACCTGATCACCAAACCCGGCCTGATCAACCTGGACTTTGCCGACGTCAAGTCCATCATGAAAGGCATGGGCATGGCCTATATGGGCATGGGCATCGCGGCCGGCGAAAATCGGGCCGCCGAAGCGGCCAATAAAGCCATCTGCTCGCCCCTGCTCATCGACACCTCAATCGAGGGCGCCCGCGGCGTCCTGATCAACATCACCGGCGGCAAGGACCTGACCCTACACGAGGTCTCCAAGGCCAGCCAGCTCGTCCACAAGCTGGCCCACCCCGAGGCCAATATCATCTTCGGCACCGTCATCGACCCGTCCATGAAGGACCAGGTCAAGGTCACGGTCATCGCCACGGGGTTCGACCAGGCCGATGCGGCCTTGGACGACCTGGAAGAGTTCGCGGCCCGCTATCAGGGCCAAGGCCAGGGCCGGGCCGTCGTCCATTACCGCAAGACGCCGCCGCCCGTGCCCGTCCGCAACGAGACACCCCCCTTCCCCTTCGACCGGGTCCAGGACCGGGTCAGGCCGGAGCGGCCCGCGTTTCGGGCAGAAACGCCGTTCGAGCTCCCCGATGATCCGCGGCCGCGGCCCTCCGCTACAGCCTCCGTTCCGGCCTGGGACAAGGGCTGGGAAGAGTTCGAGAAGCCCTCTTTCATTCGGCAGAAGCACAGCCAGGTCCGCAAGTACCCGTCATGATCCAGGCCGACAGCGTTATCGCCGGGTGTCGTCAGCTGCTGACGTGCCCCGGTCCCCTGCCCAAGCGCGGCGCTGCCATGCGCGAAATCGGCCTGCTGGAAAACGCCTGGCTGGCGGGCCGCGAGGGCCAGATCGTTTTCGCCGGGAGCGAGGCGGCGTTCCGGCGCGAAGTTGAAGTGCTTTCCGGCGCCGCCGTCGTAGATGCCCGGGGCCTGGTCGGCCTGCCCGGGTTCGTGGATTCCCACACCCACCTGCCTTTCGCGGGCAGCCGCGAGGACGAATTCGCCCTGCGGGTGCAGGGCTTGACCTACCAGCAGCTCGCCGCCCGGGGCATGGGCATCCGTTCGACCGTCCGCCAGACCAGGGCCATCTCCAAGGCCGATCTGGCCGGCCTCTGCCGCCTCCGGCTCGACAGCATGCTCCGCCACGGCACGACCACGGTCGAGGCCAAGAGCGGCTACGGGCTGAACCTCGAAGACGAGATCAAGCAGCTCGAGGCCCTGGCCGAAGCCGCCAAAGGCCATCCCGTCGACGTCATCCCGACCTTCATGGGCGCCCACGAAGTGCCCGACGAATTCCGTGAACGCAAGGAGGCTTACATTGACCTTCTTATTCACGAAGTCCTGCCCACGGTCCGCGCGAAAGGCCTGGCCCGTTTCTTCGACGTATTCTGCGAGGACGGCGTCTTCACCCTGGAAGAGACAGCGCGGCTGGCTGAGGCGGCCGCACGGGCCGGGTTCGGGATCAAGATCCATGCCGACGAGTTCGTCCCCCTGGGCGGCACGGAGCTGGCCGCGCGGATCGGGGCGGCCTCGGCCGACCACCTGATCGCGATCACCGAGTCGGGCATCGCCGCCCTAGCCGCGAGCGACACCGTGGCCACCCTCCTGCCGAACGTCTATCTCTTTCTGATGCAGGACAAGCGCGCCCCGGCCCGGCATCTCATCGAGGCCGGCGCGGCGGTGGCGCTGGGGTCCGATTTCAACCCCGGCAGCTCGATGACCGAGAACATGGTCTTCGTCCTCCAGCTCGGTGTCTTCCTGCTCCGATTGACCATCGAGGAAGCGATCGTCGCGGCCACGGCCAACGGGGCCTTCGCCGTCCGGGCCCACGAGTCGGTCGGCAGCCTGGAGATCGGCAAGAAGATGGACGTCGTCCTGTGCGATATCCCGAACTATTATTTCCTGGCTTATCACCCCGGGGTCAACCCGGTCCGGCATGTGATCAAAAACGGCCGCCTGGTCATTAAAGACGGGCAGCCGACATATTTACCTTAGCCCCATTTCATTCCCATTTCTTCCACGGGCCGCCCCCTCCCAGGGGCGGCCCAATCTCCCCTCCCCCGGCAGGCCGCACCGAGCCGTCTAACGGATGACCTCGTGCTCCGTGGCGACCGAGAAGAATTTGTATTTGTCGTAGGCCATGGCGATCTTCAGGCGCGGGCTGGGTCCGCGAGGATCGATTCCCGGGTAGGCGGCCTCGACATCGGAACGCCAGGGGAAGAGCACGCCGTCCTTCTCGGACTTGTATTCGTGCACGGTCAGGAACTGCGGCCGGACATTGAGCGAAGCGCACTCGTTGAGGATGTCCTCCTGGCCGTCGAGCGGGATGCCTTCGATCTCGCATTTCAGGACTTGGCGGGTCGCCTTGTCCAGCCAGACCTGGGCCGAGAGGATGCCGTCCTGATCGCCCGACCTCGGGGTGATCATCATAATCAGGGCCTTGCGTCCGGCGATCTTCTCCTCCCCCGCCAGGAAGTAGAGGAACTTGGGCTGGCGGTCCTTGGACAGAACCCGGAGCGGGGCGAATAGCGATCCCAAGGCGGAGTATCGCCGGTCCTGCATGACTTTCTTGGGATCGTCAGGCTTGCGTCCGTTTTCCTTGAGGATGGTCCGGTGCTCTTCGACGACGCCCGACTTTTTGAAGATCTGGTAGTCGCAAAGATATTTCAGGCGCTTGTCACGCTGGGGGTCGAACGTCTGGAAAACACTCTTAAATGTGATCCGGCCCTCCCGGCCGTCGCCGATGCGGCCGTCACTG
Protein-coding regions in this window:
- the ftsA gene encoding cell division protein FtsA translates to MPKNGHVVGIDIGTKKVTVLIGAVGEDRKIEVVGIGTADSQGLRKGVVVNLDATSDAIRKAKAEAELTAGVKINSAFIGVSGAHIKSFNSRGVVAVTGKNRVISADDMRRAIEQSKAVNIPPDREILHVIPQEYIVDEQDGIKDPLSMKGIKLEVNVHIVTGAIMLVQNLRTCVEERAGIQIEKIVLNQIATSAAVLTSDEKELGVGVIDIGAGTTEVAIFERDSLWYTSVIPLGGDNFTNDIAVGLRTAIPDAEKIKKRYGCVVAPPGEDQETVEVPSVSGRKPRVLSRQLLAEIIQPRAEEIFRLVDTDIKRMGYEKSLNSGLVLTGGTALLEGLEEVAEEIFDLPVRRGIPSGLGGLMDRVKTPDYATAVGLLLYGRDYIQETGGAKDRKRSAFGWLKNIFRED
- the hutI gene encoding imidazolonepropionase, whose translation is MIQADSVIAGCRQLLTCPGPLPKRGAAMREIGLLENAWLAGREGQIVFAGSEAAFRREVEVLSGAAVVDARGLVGLPGFVDSHTHLPFAGSREDEFALRVQGLTYQQLAARGMGIRSTVRQTRAISKADLAGLCRLRLDSMLRHGTTTVEAKSGYGLNLEDEIKQLEALAEAAKGHPVDVIPTFMGAHEVPDEFRERKEAYIDLLIHEVLPTVRAKGLARFFDVFCEDGVFTLEETARLAEAAARAGFGIKIHADEFVPLGGTELAARIGAASADHLIAITESGIAALAASDTVATLLPNVYLFLMQDKRAPARHLIEAGAAVALGSDFNPGSSMTENMVFVLQLGVFLLRLTIEEAIVAATANGAFAVRAHESVGSLEIGKKMDVVLCDIPNYYFLAYHPGVNPVRHVIKNGRLVIKDGQPTYLP
- the ftsZ gene encoding cell division protein FtsZ produces the protein MKTEAPGKLRFHLVEDCFGAKIRVIGIGGGGGNALNRMIAAGIEGVDFIAVNTDLQALNGSKAPTRIQIGHETMRGLGSGGRPEAGKQAAMEDTEKLIEILEGSDMVFLTAGLGGGTGTGATPIIANLAAELDILAIAICTLPFEFEGRVRAKQAHEGLAELKNAVDTVIAIPNERLLQAVAQGTYVEDGFKVADDILRQAVQGVSDLITKPGLINLDFADVKSIMKGMGMAYMGMGIAAGENRAAEAANKAICSPLLIDTSIEGARGVLINITGGKDLTLHEVSKASQLVHKLAHPEANIIFGTVIDPSMKDQVKVTVIATGFDQADAALDDLEEFAARYQGQGQGRAVVHYRKTPPPVPVRNETPPFPFDRVQDRVRPERPAFRAETPFELPDDPRPRPSATASVPAWDKGWEEFEKPSFIRQKHSQVRKYPS